The DNA sequence GGGTCCCTGATGGACTAGAATATGGAGAGTGAGCCCCATCCATTGCATTCAATACTAGGGTGGACCAAAATGTGGATGTTGAAGACTTGAAGGAGGGTTACCTATAGTTTATCACTCTATATTTTTTGTACTGATTTTATACTAGTTCATAATGTACAACACTACCAGTTATGATTGTTGGAAATATTCATCTTTTAGGATTGAGAATCTTCGAGGTCCAAATAATCTATGTCAAAATCAAGTTAACTCATCATTAGCTACGAACTCCTAATCATCACACTTTTGGCTTCttacattttaatataaaagcacaagcataattttataaatagagAATCTTTTCCTAATACATGTGATTATTGCATATACAATGATTATCAGGTAAACACAAAAGTAGAAAGCCTCGTCTTCCTTTGTACAGAATTCCCTAAATCATTCTAAGACTCAGGATTTATCCGAAGAGGGCTGCTCTCAGATTCACATCCCCTTTTCTGGTTACATTTTATCGACTACAATTACCAACACTTAAATACAAACAGAACAAAACAAAACAGATAAACATAAATTCAGTACTTCGTTACTTCCCTAATTTCTATTGCCTCACTCTTCAGGATCAGTTATATTCCTGGTCCAGTGTATCAGAATTGAGATTTATATCTTTTGAGGCCTGCAACTGCTACCGAATGCTTCTTCTGCTTTGTTTCTTCTTTCCAGAGTTTGCCAATGTCTTGAGCTACTCTCATCGCATCTAATGATGCCCCTGAGAGACCTTTTCTAGTGAAACCAGCTGCATATAGCCCAAGTTTTCCTTTCCATCCATTCGGAAAGGGGGCTACTGGAAAACCTTCTCTagtaaaaaattcattttcctgTGGTTGGAATAATACTCAGCTCCATatggaataaaaataaatcaacaaaACGAAAAGAAACCAAAATGAATGAAGTCAAAGGGTGTGATTTTGAAGTTTCTCTGTGCTTAAATAGTTAAATGGTCAGACTCTTTCTATGTGTAAAACTAGAGATCATATCTGAAGAAAGCTTTGAAGCAATAATTGTTTTGTTTCATAAAAAAACATTTAAGCTACCTAACAGAACAGTGTTCTGATGAGTGGCAGAGTGCTTATGTATGTACAGAGTACAGAAGGTTAACTTCTGTAACTGTCACACAAGTCCATATATACAACACtaacattaaatatatattagtggCTAATATCttaaatttgttatatatagaAGAAACAATATATCAAAACTTACGTTCAGCCATGAAGGAACATTGCTGCAATATCCAGTTGCCAAAATAACAGAATCTATCTCAAGCTTTGTTCCATTCACAAGTTCCACCTTACCCCTTGAAAATTTCTTAATTCCAGGGACTATTTTAATTTCTCCACACTTAATCTTTTGTAATGCACCGATATCCAGGACTGGGGTCTTTCCTGTACTGTCCTTTAGCTGTAAAGGTCCCGTTGCTGGTCTTTTCAGACCATGCTTCTCTATATTTCCAAGTAATAACCTTGCACTAGCCAGCAAGATTATGTCGACAGCCCATATTGGTAACCATTTTAACATCGAAACAGCTAGTTCGAATGTTGATCTTCCAAAAATCTCTCTTGGCAAAACATGAACCTGTGAATCAAAACCAATATATCACATGTAAATATTGTGTCGCTAATATCATTGTAGTAGGATCAGAATGGTGTTTACTGTTTACTTACTGAGCTTCGAACAACCATTGAAGGAATTGCATCATGGTGGCACAAATCAAGGGATACTTCCATGCCTGAATTGCCACAGCCCACAACTAAAACGCGCTTACCCTTATAAACACCACCAGACCTGTAGTCACAAGCATGCATGACATTGCCACCAAACTCTTCTAAGCCTTCAAATTCTGGTACAACTTTCTCTGCATTTTCCCCTGTTGCCACAACAAGCCACCTGCAAATATACTCAATCTCTCCCCTCCCGGGACACTTGAGCATCGTGGTCTTGATTCGCCAGAGACCGCAGGTTTTGTCATATTTGGCAGACATCACAGACTCATTGAACCTCGGGCCAATCTCAAAGCGTTTAGCATAGGACTCGAGATACTCAATGAATTGGTGTTTTGTAGGATATTCAGGAAAGGTTTCCGGAAATGGGTAATAAGGTAGTTGGCAGAATTGTTTAGGTAGGTGAAGTTTTAGGCGGTCATAAGTTCTGTTTTGCCATAGGGAGGCAATGCAGTCTGCTCGGTCTAGGATTACGTACGGGACTCCTTGTTGTTTAAGGCCAGCTGCCACTGCTAGGCCAGATGGACCAGCACCTACAATGACAGGTCCATTCACCAATATGCAGCGACCAGCAAAGAAGTGATCTTCATGTTCAAGGTTATGAACCATTGTTGGTATATGAGGATTTGTACAATGCATCAAgagtttgtttatatatatatgagtatcaACTTGAGGCTGGTTTTTCTTGAATGAAGTCAAAATAGCATTAAAAGATCAGACATAAAAGAAGGTTTAAGAAATAGCTTGTCTTTGTTGAACGATAGAGATAAAGAACAAGAAAGAGAGGAATGTGtagttaattttgtttgaagcaaATGTGTGGAGGGGGTTAGAGGGATGGAGAGGTTTAAATAGGGGAACTAGCCATGAGTACACCATGTGATATGGATTCGAAAATGATGCTTTGAAGGTCTTCCGCAAATCATAAGTATGTGGCCACCTCCTTTGTTTAATACTTCCACATACAAATTTACATTTAAGTACATGGATTTAATACTTTTATGCTTATTAACTTACAATTCCAAATGTTACAGAAAGTCCCAAATTCATCTGTATTCAGAAAATTGTTTTTGAACATAACTATATATTACTTCTCCTCCACCTACAAACGAGAGTCTGTCTGTGAAATTCTTGGTTATGTTTTGGACTGCTGAATAAGTCTTTGTGTCCGTCTGCAGACACACAGACTGATGCTTGCTTTCCTTATAGATATCTGTTATAACTATGACAAACATTctaaattattgtatatttcttttcctttctcGAATGGAGGTGATAAATTGGAGCTAAACTTATCCTACAATAGTTCTTTTGTATATACTTACCACCTAGGAACCATAGCTAGTCACCCCAATCTATATACTCAGTTACATCAACCTAGGTTGGCACATGGTCGACCTGCAAGCTTCCCGTGGCAGTTTTAGTTTGTGTTTTAATTGGAAGGTGTATTGGTCCTTCCAATATCAATTGCTGTTAGATCATTTCGTCATCCCTGTAATAAATGTCACTCTGCGGATAGCACATAGTTATAGAAACCAATGCAACAAATGTTGCTAATACAAACTGAATGCCACAAACTGAAGGGAAATTCCCTATGAATGTATTTATCTGTCTATGTACATAAATAAATGGGACCCTTGATCAATAGCTGTAGTTTCCCTCTACACACACAcaggcacacacacacacacacacacaagtaCATAGTTACACATGTTTGTATGTTTGAAATGTATATTGAAGGAAATTAAAAATTGCTTTTCTTCCAATTATAAGGAGCAAGTTTTGTACCTTTCAAATTACCTCTGCTTTTCACATAATACAACTTGCCTCTTTTAATTTTGAGGTGATGAACCAATTTTTAAAGTACAGCTGAGGGGAAGTTGAGCATTGAACCCCTAAATTTCTTTTAGCACTAGGAGTGCCTTTGCCACCACTCGCGCACTCCAATTTAATTTCAATGAAGTATACTTTAGTTGCATATGAAGGCTTTAAGAATGGTTTACAAAAAAGTTATGTAAATATTAGCAAAGGTTTGTATGGACTCTATAAAGCTAATAATGTCTGCAAGATCACAGAGGTTTGAAATgacttgatttttaatttttggttaAAGTTTTATcagttgtttttgtttttgattattttatcaattCAGCAGAAACTACTTGTGATTACTTACTTTTGATTAAATTATGCAGGAGAGGACTACTCCAGCAAGCTGGTTTAAGCCCCTCAGTCGGGACAGGTAAGCAAGGTCTGTGCAACAGTTAATAAAACATTAGATGATGGTAGTTTTTTGTTGCTATATCATGGTAATACAGAGTGTATAGACTTCAGTGCTTCTGACAACAATTCAATGTCTTTGCTTATTTCAGTATTTCTGACAACAATTCAATGTCTTCGCCTAATGTACATCATTCATAACCTTATTTGATCCAGAAATTAATTGCTAAGAATATATATCCCAGAATAActgataaaaatttgaattttactgTAGGGAACTGAAATAGCTAGAAAGAAAAATTTTGTTTACAAGCTCTAATATACTTTATGCAAGCGGTATCTGTTAAGCTTCTTGCCAACTCTAGGTGTGGTTCCAGTAACTAGCAGGAACACAATTAAGCTTGATGAGACTTGGACTACTGGAAAACGATGTGGAAGCAGAATAAGTTGTGAAAGGGAAGTTTGCAACCTGTTTGGTTAGTTTCTCTTCTTGGAAGAAAAAATATCTAATATCTGctacttaaaattaatttccgAGGGATCAGCTATGCTGACGAGGATATGCAGAATATGCCCACGTGGAAATGTGGAGTAGGCTCACCTTCCCCTCGGTTAAAACACCACGcctccacctccaccaccaccgcCATCACTATACAAGTTTTCGTTATCACATTGAGATTGGCATTTGAAGATACACTCTGTTCCTAGCATTGAGATTGTGGATGTTATACTAGTAAGTTACACTCAACCATGGACCATTGTATTAAATCCCCGAAAAACAGTTAACTCCTTTCATTCCCATCGGAATTTGTAGCATGGCACATAGTTAAATTTATTCGACATTTATAAATGTCTTTTTAACTCGGAGTTGCCGATTTCACACTTATTAAAACATGTATTATGTGGGATAGAAGAGGGCCAGAGGGGGTTGCTTGGAAAGTCATGGGGAAGGAGAATTTGCATGTGCTTGCATGCATGGAACCTTGGCCAAATAGTCTCTTCTTTTCATGGAATCAGAAACTAGTGTTTGGTTATTTTTGAgatatttttcctttttttatgttttttcacCAATGCCTTTGGAAAAAGTGTGCAATCATCATCCCCAGATTGTCATCATCTCTTCAAGATAATCTATACTATTATAAGGAGCTTCAATGCAGCGTGCACACACAGAAGCTAGGGAGGGTGGAGAGGGGGTGTTTcttgaattataaattttgtttataggaACCAGAGCTTTTGATTTCTGAGCTCCTCGGCTTTAGAAGAATGCTGGTTCACATCGATTTTGCATCCCTCTTGGTGCATGTTCTACTTTGAGAATTTCGGATTATGAGCATGTCTGGCTCGTAAGGACTTATTTCGGGAGAAAAATACGTACTTAAAAAATACGTACATTAAGTATCGGCTTAGCTTTATAATGATCTCTTCTACTTTGTGCGGTGCAGCTTAATCACTTTTGATTAAACTTAATCACAAACGCGTTGGGTTAATTAAGTATCATAGTATGTCAATAGTTTCAAACACGCGTAATCGAAAGTTCTATAAAGCTAGAATCCAGTAGAATAGAAACGACTTTACTTTTGttgtaatttaattatttactttTACAGCAAACAACAAACAATAAAGattgaataaatatatgaataaatcgCCAACTTTATTACTGTCACACGCATATTTTGTTGTAGCCTCATCATTTTTGGGATGCACGTCCACTctattttgttatatatgtaAGACTTTTTACTTGCAGACATATATCCATGATCAAGTTGAGATAAAAAAGCTGAATGAGTAGGTATACTTCTCAGCTCTCTTCTGAAAATCGATGGATTAATCCATGTTCCGTAATttaccgaactgattaaatctctaATTAACCACccatcaattcaattaattcctgattaattcaattaatctctgATTAGTCtttattttgtgattttatCGATTAAGTCCGATATCCGTTTTTCACTGATTTTGAGCTATAGTTAGCTGCTATATAGTCCAATGTATCTTCTTATAGTGAATGCGAATGCCATGGCCTATGGTCCCGAACTGAGTGGCACCACCTgaatttatattcttattttgTGTATACAAGTGTGGAGTCACATGGACATTCATCAACCAGTAAATTGTCTTCCCCCTATCTACCATGCGTTTCCACTCAtcatttataacaaaatttatagGATACTGATATGCACACTCTTGATATATATCACAGTAATGCTAAGTTCGTGCCCCTCTTGTTCTTTATTTGATAGTCTCTTcatattcaattctatacgtTATTTTTTCAATGCTCGACAatgtttctataaaatataattatacaattattttttaaaatcttaattttatatatttaaatttttattttgaataaaatcataaaaataagttattaaactatattttacggGAGCATTAAAACCCGTGATGAGTCCCTGTCCCCTCCGTATACAATTCAGGGAATTAATTCTTTGTTGAggctttattttatttgaattaattgcAAAACTCATCTCTTTAGCTCCGACCAATTATATTCtattacttaaattttaaattgcagaatatatctttaaatatattttgacacCTCATCTTAAATCCTTTGACTCCGTTTGTTCGTTTTAAGTTTTTGACACGATGAAAACTAAGGGTGAATATAAGTCGAAATGTAATGTTATagattcttaattttattttatccttTTAATTTAACATAGTGATATGTCAAAACTGATGGACAAAAAGATTCAACTTGTGGTGCTAAAAATGTTAAGATATGTATTAtgtaataatctaaatttagaTTACAATTATAATTcgtttgaattaaaaatatgcgttttataattaaatctctttgattaaataaatatatttatattatatctttgatattttttttactttcttcTATCcggtatatttattatatatttatatgtatcatttttttttttttgaaattatatttatatgtatcatTAGTTTTATAGTTTGATATCTTTTTTCTTTGTATAGCATGTTTGATTATCTTGTAGCATCACTAAGAATTAAAGATATTTCTTGAATTAGAGTGCATAGTTATTGACTAATGTTAACGATAAAATTTTCGAAAATTCTTAGAATAGaaaaacttatatatttatttgtagagttaagttctatggagtacaaaaaaaattggagtattggattataaagtttgataaaatgtaatctagtcatctaaatttcaattttttttgtccaataatatttgtaaatatttgacaacatgcacattatgttctgcaacataaacatcgtgatcaaatggtagaataattacttttataaatcataggactctatgttctgcaatataactaataagcagaacaataatcttattacttgttaaagttgaaagatattaatgattaatatacaattatgtgcaagacaacttataaatgatagattgtatcaaaatttggataatcaaagatattatataggatcaaactaaaaaattatgatttgtaaatATTAGGGATATTGAATATTcgagatttataaattataagacCGGCGTACGAGGATTTTTATTAACCGGTGCGTATTAAtggatcatcacggatgttggtGCGTCGAAGAATTCGGTAAGATTTAGTGCGTACTAATGGATCATTACGGATGTTGGTTCGTTGAAAGATTTGGTAAGAtggatcatcacggatgttggtTTGTGGAAAGATTTGATAAGGTTTAGTGCGTACTAATGGATTATCACGGATGTTGGTTCGTCGAAAAACTTGATAAGGTTTAGTGCGTACTAATGGATCATCACAAATGTTGTTTTGTCGAAGGATTTGATGAAGCAGAACCGACATAGATGGATTACACAAGAAGAAGTCaagttaatttaaaaaaatgcgCATTATCACCGTTTGATATCTCCGTTTCTTATCCAGTTTGATATCTACGTTTCTGATCATTGTCACCGTTTCAGATCATTGTCACCCATCATCGACAAACGGGAACCGTTtaggtaagtcccatgtgaagaaggccatgtgctaaagtatattaatattatatcacacaatatattatttattgtgcactaagcctAAAGGCAGGGGCAAGGCTgtgtacatcttaccctcctcacACCCTGCtttaagcgggatatactgagtatgtttagtttgatttggtttgattATTAAACTTTGTAAACAGTAGTAAAATAAACATTTATTATACATTTAACAGCCTCCAAAGATATATTGCTTCCTGTTTATAAAATACACGATTTTATTAATCGAAATACCACAGTTCCGTatagtttgaaaattttatatttttaatactatatgtatgatattatacataaaaacaatgaatatttttaatgaatatatttatgtatattcaGTTCGCTTCTTAATGAACCAGATCCATTGTCCAATTGCGCCAAATCTTACTAGTTTATTTTCACAACAACAATTTAATTTCGATTGAACTTGTGTTGTTCATCATTGAATCCACGTAAACTATCTAAAATAATCGTAAtgaatcttaaaagaaaaatagCAGCCGTCAGTGTTGTCCTTTTATATTTACTTAATAAGCAAAAGGGATTTCCTTAATTAGTATTCAGATGATTGGTCAACCGGGAATACTAaatcaagtgcaaaagaaaACCAAACCAAAGTTTGGTACAAACACTATAAccgaataaataaaataaaggtgGCTTTCCTCGGCGCTCAGGATATGATTGCAAATTTGCAATAGGGTTCTAACTTAATAAAGGTCATGCTTTAGGGTTTGATATTCTAGTTCTAACTTCTTagtttactcatttttcacTCACTCAATCCACGTCTTAAAAGTTGTTTGTATTGagaatatatgataatatattcaccttaaaaagaagaataagagaATATACATTCGCTTCCCGTACTTTTAGAAACTAAGGATATTAAGATTATTACCTTTTCAACCACTAATTGATAGATATTTAAATTGACGtacaaattcattaaattaaagCTTAGTTTAACGAATCTaatctatataaaaaataaatttctataaaCTACGTGAAAATATTGATGTTATGAAGAGATCTATTAACTAAATTAAGTAACATTATTCGTACAATTCAACAGTGTTAAATTgaatttactaatttttttttcactataatttttttttattaaaatagagGTTTTCAAAATACATTTTCCcttcaatattattttaaaacgtACTTATTCTGGAAAAAACACTCTTTTATAATGTAACATAAAACATACTctcaaagaaaatatttttacaatttaattttagaaataCTTTGCAACATAagatataattctaattttatattttgcaaAATTGATATCAAAGTTAATTTTGATTGCAATCACAAACACGATATGaatcaattttaaaatcaacttttttgAAAATGctgatattataattttaaaccaatattatcaaataaatatattaaactaataaatcGTTTTTAGTTTTCGAAACCTCAAAATTTGAGAGAATTAATTAGGATTTATCATGATTCCATGAgctcaataaaaaattttagtAATCATATTGAAacccaaaacaaattctactatGTTATCGTTTTACAATTTTgggtaatttcaatttttaactttaacaaaatcaacaattaagttaattaattaTCAGTTTGAGTAAAATCTGTAATAAGTGATCTACTTGAATATTTTAGACACAGTTTGTACTTGATATTTAaccttttaaatattaataataaaatcttgttattttgaaaacttttaacatatataattaaaattataactttaCAACTATGAAAATGGCTCTTTTTATTCTCAAAATACATATTACTTTCCAAAATTATCTGTTAGCCTAGTTTGTTGTCAAAGCCAAAGCATAAACATAATCCCAGTGTCTGGGTCAATTTCAGAAGTTGTTTTCGTTTATGATTAAAAATGTTATTTGCAagtaaagttataaaatttgacaggtttcaattattataaatcaatttattgataatttataatcaataattagatattttaaattattttaaataattatatatgtatatttctaaagttaaatttaaacttttttgataagttgaacaaaaatatcagaataaataaattagactATTATGTATCTCAATTCACTTAattacaaaaagaaaaacaaactgTACAAAtaagttaattttaatttacaagtGAGCAGCCAAACATTTGCTGAACACAGTAATGCAAACATAAACACTAGCTCATCGTAAGGTTGTAGAACAGGAGGAAATGATATTACCAAATGAGAACCAGACTGTATACTTATAAGGAATTTGGAAGAGCAAGCTTACAATATGTTTCCTAATTCCATTTGCTACTGGTGAACAATGAGCTAAACACACGAAAACTATGGGACTAGAGCCTAAACAACTCTGCTCTGCTATCTATGGGGAAGACTATAATTACAATCAGGCACTGCATTCGCCGTGAGGTACATATCTAGATATCTAATAATTGGGAACGAATATACACATAGTATTGGGAAACCGTAGAGATATTTTCTGACTGTCAATGCGATTCCTAACTCATGTATCCTGTAGAAAGTGGAAAGCTTCTTTTTCTATTAGTTGTGGAGGAGGCTTCACATTATTTACATTCCTCACTTTCATCAGACTACTGACTTCATCAATCGAAACAGGAATGCTGGATTCATAACATGGATTAGTAAAtagatgatattattataataattagatGGTTTTCTTTTATCTTTGTTACCTGGAAGTATCATCCAACAAAAACGAGTTCATATTAGTGGTATCAGTTTCCTCGGAGTCCTTCGTTGTCATTACTTCTTTCATACAAGCGAGAACCTGTAAAAAACAGAGAGGATCACACAACTAGTATCCAATATACATAAAATGTGCAGATGCAAGTCCATAAGCATTTTATAGCTTTATTTTGACTTACGTCCGGGGATACACATGAGGTAGAATCTTTGTCATCGCCGTAGACAAATGTACATAGTCTATGCAGTTGTTGAATACTCAAAGCCTGGCAACAAGAACATCAATTAAGAAGAGAAATTATATGCTATGCACACCTCCAAGCTTTATGACATAGAAGGCAGCATGCAGAGTGAATTCGTGTACAGGTTAGGAAGTTTGTTAGACATGTTTCACACTACTCTTCAGT is a window from the Daucus carota subsp. sativus chromosome 8, DH1 v3.0, whole genome shotgun sequence genome containing:
- the LOC108198625 gene encoding probable indole-3-pyruvate monooxygenase YUCCA3, with translation MHCTNPHIPTMVHNLEHEDHFFAGRCILVNGPVIVGAGPSGLAVAAGLKQQGVPYVILDRADCIASLWQNRTYDRLKLHLPKQFCQLPYYPFPETFPEYPTKHQFIEYLESYAKRFEIGPRFNESVMSAKYDKTCGLWRIKTTMLKCPGRGEIEYICRWLVVATGENAEKVVPEFEGLEEFGGNVMHACDYRSGGVYKGKRVLVVGCGNSGMEVSLDLCHHDAIPSMVVRSSVHVLPREIFGRSTFELAVSMLKWLPIWAVDIILLASARLLLGNIEKHGLKRPATGPLQLKDSTGKTPVLDIGALQKIKCGEIKIVPGIKKFSRGKVELVNGTKLEIDSVILATGYCSNVPSWLNENEFFTREGFPVAPFPNGWKGKLGLYAAGFTRKGLSGASLDAMRVAQDIGKLWKEETKQKKHSVAVAGLKRYKSQF